The following nucleotide sequence is from bacterium.
GTTCGTCCGCGGCGAAGACGTAGAAGGCGCCCTCGCCGCCGGGCGAGTCGGCGTCCTCGGCGCAGGCGAAGCCTCCTTCCGGCGCGGCGAGGTCGGAGAGGACGTAGTCGAGCGTGCTCCGCGCGACGCGGGCGTAGAGCGGGTCGCCCGTCGCGAGGTGCGCGTCGAGGTACGCCTCCGCCAGGTTGGCTTGGTCGTAGAGCATCTTTTCGAAGTGCGGCACGAGCCAGCGCTCGTCCACGCTGTAGCGGTGGAAGCCGCCGCCGAGCTGGTCGTGGACGCCGCCGCGGAGCATCCCGTCGAGCGCCCCCTTCGCCGTCTCCAGCGCCTCGACGTCGCCCGTGCGGCGCCAGATCCGCAGCAGCAGGCGCGCGTCGTGCGCCGGGGGGAACTTCGGCGCGCCGCGCCTGCCGCCGAAGAGCGGGTCGCGCCGGGCGAGCCACGCCGCGGCGAAGTCGGCGAGGACCGCCGGCGAGAGCGGGCCGGCCGCGCGCCGGTCCTCCGCGGCGAGGAACGCGGCGAGGTCCGCCGCGGCGGCGCCGACGCGGGCGCGGCCCTCGCGCCACGCCTCGTCGATCTGCCGCAGCAGCTCGAGGAACGCTTCGCGCGGGTAGTACGTTCCGCCGAAAAACGGCCGCCCTTCGGGATCGAGGAAGACGGAGAGCGGCCAGCCGCCGGGGCGCCCCAGCGCCTGCACGGCGTCCATGTAGATCGCGTCCACGTCGGGACGCTCCTCGCGGTCCACCTTGACCGCGACGAACCCGGCGTCGAGCAGCGCCGCGACGTCGCCGTCCTCGAACGACTCGCGCGCCATGACGTGGCACCAGTGGCAGGCCGCGTAGCCGATCGAAAGGAAGACGGGACGGCCGAGTTCGCGGGCCTCGGCGAAGGCCGCGGCGCCCCACGGCCGCCAGGCGACCGGGTTGTCCTTGTGTTGCCGGAGGTAGGGGCTGGTCTCGCCGTCGAGCAGGTTCCGCCGTTCCATCGTTCCGCTCCTTGGCCGCGGAACGAATAGACGGCGGGCCGCCCGCCGCGGCAACCGCGGCGGGCGTGTCCGGGGCTAACGGTTCAGCGACGGGCTCGGGACGGCGAGGATCACCTCGCGCGACTCGGCGTCGTCCACGAACTGGGCGAAGGAGCGGAAGAGCGGGTAGTCGGCCGGCTCGATCCGTCCGGGCGGCATGTTCACCTGCCGCACGGTGGTGATCGTGTTCGGCTGCCGCTTCACCAACAGCGCGTAGCCGCCGAACTTCTCGCCGCGCGCCGCCGGGGCGGGGGACTCGACCGGGGCGAGCCCTTCGGGGTAGTGGAGGCGGATCTCGTCCCGCCGCTGCTCCTGGGTGTCGATCAGCAGCGCGGAGACGCGCTGCTGGAGCGAGGCGTACTCGGCGAGCAGCTTGAGCGGGCGGCTGACCAGCGGCAGGGCGAAGCCGGTCGGCGTGCGGCGGCCCCAACTGCCGCCGGAGATCTTGAGCTGGATCCGCAGGTCGGCTTCGGGATCGTCGAGCCCGGTGAGCTCGCTGTCGTCCACCGAGGCGCCGGGGAACGCGTCCCCCGCGAGCTGGCGGAAGACGTTCGGGCGCTGGTCCACCGGCACCTCGCGCAGCATCCGCCGCAGCACCGCGCCGAGCGCGCCGCGCGTCGTCGTCGTCACCACGCCGGAGACGCGTCCCTCGGCGTCGAGCGTCAGGTCGGCGTCGCTCTCCTCGACCGGGCCGGTCTCGCGCCGCGGGATCGCGACGATCGTCGCCGGCGCGTCGAGCGCGAGCGGGATCTCCAAGCCGTCGGCGCCGGCGAGGCGCGCGGGGAAGGCGTCGAACGGGTAGTCGGCCTCGCCGTAGTCGAGATAGCGCTCGTTCCCGCCGGCGACGATCTTCACCAGCGCGTAGCCGAAGGCGCCGGGGCTCGGGCAGTCGAGCTGCCGCCCCTTGTACTCGATCGGCCGCGCGAGGACGAGCCGCGCGTCGAGGCCGAGCATCTGCGCGAGCGCGAGCGCCACGGCGGCGCGGTTCCCTTCGCCGGCGGAGGCGGAGACGCTCGCCGGCACGCCC
It contains:
- a CDS encoding DUF255 domain-containing protein; the protein is MERRNLLDGETSPYLRQHKDNPVAWRPWGAAAFAEARELGRPVFLSIGYAACHWCHVMARESFEDGDVAALLDAGFVAVKVDREERPDVDAIYMDAVQALGRPGGWPLSVFLDPEGRPFFGGTYYPREAFLELLRQIDEAWREGRARVGAAAADLAAFLAAEDRRAAGPLSPAVLADFAAAWLARRDPLFGGRRGAPKFPPAHDARLLLRIWRRTGDVEALETAKGALDGMLRGGVHDQLGGGFHRYSVDERWLVPHFEKMLYDQANLAEAYLDAHLATGDPLYARVARSTLDYVLSDLAAPEGGFACAEDADSPGGEGAFYVFAADELRAALAPDEYEAFAAAYDVTDEGNMDGANVLALRP